The Deltaproteobacteria bacterium sequence GCATCGTGCACACGCTCCCGCACCCGGTCCGCCGGCAGCCCGAGATTCAGCGGGCCGAAGGCCACGTCGTCGAACACGGTCGGCATGAACAGCATGTCGTCCGGGTTCTGGAAGACGACGCCGACCTTGCGTCGGATCTCCGTCCGGGTCTCCTTCCGCAACGGTACGTCGCCGACCGTGACGTCGCCCGACGAGGGAAGGAGGTGCCCGTTCATGTGCAGGAGCAGCGTCGATTTCCCGGCGCCGTTCGCCCCGACGATTCCGACCGCCTCGCCGTGGGTGATCCGGAAGGAAACCCCTTTCAGCGCCTCCGTCCCGTCGGGGTACCGGAAGCGGACGTCCTTGAATTCGAGGAAGTGGTGGCTCATCCGGCGATCCCCTGGACGAATCGCCCGATCGTCTCGGGGACGGATACGACGCGGCACACGGCGAAGAAGGCTCCCGACAGGATCACGAAGGCGGCGTCGGAGGGGCGCCACCGCCCGGGGCGGATCGATGGGACCTCGCCCCGGAAGCCTCGCGCCAGCATGGCCCCGTAGATCCGTTCCGCCCGCTCCACGGTCCGCAGGAAAAGGGTCCCCGCGATCCGGACGAAGACCCGCGGCCCGGTTCCCCGGGCTCCGAACGAGCGCATGTCCCGGGCGCGGACGACGCGGATCGCCTCCTCCATCAGGACGAAGAGATACCGGTACAGGAAGAGGAGCTGGGAGACGAAGAGCTCCGGCACGCCGAGGCGGCGCAAGGCCCGGCAGATGCCGGGGAAGGAAGTCGTCGCGATCAGGAGCAGCGCCGCGCTGATGGTGAGCGAGAACTTCACGAGGATCGAGGCGAAGGAGATCCAGCCCGCGGATACGGATACGCCGGGAGCGATCGCGATCTTCAAGGGATCGAAGAGGGGGTTGAGGATCCCGACGAACACCGCGAACGGGGATACCGCCGCGACCTTCTTCAGGATGAAGCCGGCCGGGATGTCCCCGAGGGCTCCGATCAGCACCGGGAACAGGAAGAACGGAAGGAGCGAAAGGACCTCGTACTTCGGAAAGGAGACGACCACGACCACGAACAGCAGCGTGGCGACCACCTTGGCGCGAGGGTCCAGGCGATGGACGGAGGTGTCCCGATAGGAGAGGCGGTCCAGCCGGCC is a genomic window containing:
- the cbiQ gene encoding cobalt ECF transporter T component CbiQ → MSLEAAYSGIGRLDRLSYRDTSVHRLDPRAKVVATLLFVVVVVSFPKYEVLSLLPFFLFPVLIGALGDIPAGFILKKVAAVSPFAVFVGILNPLFDPLKIAIAPGVSVSAGWISFASILVKFSLTISAALLLIATTSFPGICRALRRLGVPELFVSQLLFLYRYLFVLMEEAIRVVRARDMRSFGARGTGPRVFVRIAGTLFLRTVERAERIYGAMLARGFRGEVPSIRPGRWRPSDAAFVILSGAFFAVCRVVSVPETIGRFVQGIAG